In Halorubellus sp. JP-L1, one DNA window encodes the following:
- a CDS encoding mechanosensitive ion channel family protein, which produces MTAAEPTIVAQLVDALNGLSETFETTPMRTAVTLAALAVLAGIGWVSSRVQAWLRERTSEFAADVLTVVVVGSTFAAAVGVTLGVWRLADDVQRAIAGVAPEEGTGPLLAATFVILVVTHLLSRAGRRLVENLVRRREAFGQHEVEITYRVVQFTLWVSAISVVLGLWSVDLTGLLVGAGFLGIVVGMAARQTLGAVLAGFVLMFARPFEIGDWVEIGGREGIVTDISIVNTRVQTFDGEYVMIPNDIVSGQEVVNRSRKGRLRIEVEVGVDYDADVSTATALAGEAMDDLDEILSVPTPQVVVKEFGESAIVLGCRFWIDKPSARRKWRARTAVVESVKARFDEAGVKIPFPQRELSGRAEAGGFRHAEATESVPDDDEAAVDADVDANPDPDAVVEPSDEDVPTPGVSGASSGGFGLDASDFAMTFTSARGDGATADADDDESGDVDAGDGRERSDGESSKGGESGDGGESGDGGESGDGGESGESPESGGGSS; this is translated from the coding sequence ATGACGGCGGCCGAGCCGACGATCGTGGCCCAGCTCGTCGACGCCCTGAACGGGCTCTCGGAGACGTTCGAGACGACGCCGATGCGGACGGCGGTGACGCTCGCGGCGCTCGCGGTACTGGCCGGCATCGGGTGGGTGTCCTCGCGGGTCCAGGCGTGGCTCCGGGAGCGCACGAGCGAGTTCGCGGCGGACGTCCTGACGGTCGTCGTCGTCGGGTCGACGTTCGCGGCCGCGGTCGGCGTCACCTTGGGCGTGTGGCGGCTCGCGGACGACGTCCAGCGAGCGATCGCCGGGGTCGCGCCCGAGGAGGGGACGGGGCCGCTGCTGGCGGCGACGTTCGTCATCCTCGTCGTCACGCACCTGCTGTCGCGCGCCGGCCGGCGGCTGGTGGAGAACCTCGTGCGTCGCCGGGAGGCGTTCGGTCAGCACGAGGTCGAGATCACGTACCGCGTCGTCCAGTTCACGCTCTGGGTGAGCGCGATCTCGGTCGTCCTCGGGCTGTGGAGCGTCGACCTGACTGGGTTGCTCGTCGGCGCCGGCTTCCTCGGCATCGTCGTCGGGATGGCGGCCCGCCAGACGCTCGGGGCGGTCCTCGCGGGGTTCGTGTTGATGTTCGCGCGACCGTTCGAGATCGGGGACTGGGTCGAGATCGGCGGGCGCGAGGGCATCGTGACGGACATCTCGATCGTGAACACGCGCGTGCAGACGTTCGACGGCGAGTACGTGATGATCCCGAACGACATCGTGAGCGGCCAGGAGGTCGTGAACCGGTCGCGGAAGGGCCGACTCCGCATCGAGGTGGAGGTCGGCGTGGACTACGACGCGGACGTCTCGACGGCGACGGCGCTGGCGGGGGAGGCGATGGACGACCTCGACGAGATACTGTCGGTGCCGACGCCGCAGGTCGTCGTCAAGGAGTTCGGCGAGTCGGCGATCGTCCTCGGCTGTCGGTTCTGGATCGACAAGCCGAGCGCGCGCCGGAAGTGGCGCGCTCGGACTGCGGTCGTCGAGTCGGTGAAGGCGCGATTCGACGAGGCGGGCGTGAAGATTCCGTTCCCGCAGCGCGAGCTGTCGGGGCGCGCGGAGGCGGGTGGGTTCCGGCACGCGGAGGCGACCGAGTCGGTGCCGGACGACGACGAGGCTGCCGTCGACGCGGACGTCGACGCGAACCCGGACCCAGACGCCGTCGTGGAGCCGAGCGACGAGGACGTGCCGACGCCCGGCGTATCCGGGGCGTCGTCGGGCGGATTCGGGCTCGACGCGAGCGACTTCGCGATGACGTTCACGAGCGCACGTGGGGACGGTGCGACCGCTGACGCGGACGACGACGAGAGCGGGGACGTGGATGCGGGCGACGGACGCGAGAGAAGCGACGGCGAGTCGAGCAAGGGTGGCGAGTCGGGCGATGGTGGCGAG